A window of Bradyrhizobium sp. AZCC 1610 contains these coding sequences:
- a CDS encoding AbrB family transcriptional regulator encodes MSLIPASFSSAVADRAKIFGTLETLVIGAAGGLLFQWLNLPGGLISGAMAAVGIAALAGRPVTMPPILTQTVLVLLGITLGSLVSRQLIQHMSAYPLTIGLLALATFCSTFGSSFYLQRVHGWDQTSALLAGSPGALSQITMLAAEKGADVAAIAVVQTMRVIILTAALPLVLAFTGIAPTAPVEVASLIASPLELAVLAAAAIAVALLLRLAKFPASWMFGAMIASAVLHGTGLIEGGLPPWMRGVALVGIGAVIGTRFARISKSTLLSHINAGLGSFAVAILISAIFVTVILLATNVRFADVVVAFAPGAMDAMLALALTLHIDPIFVGAHHLSRFVFVSITTPGIIHLFGRPQEDVDD; translated from the coding sequence GTGAGCCTGATCCCCGCTTCGTTTTCCTCCGCCGTTGCCGACCGCGCCAAAATTTTCGGCACGCTCGAGACGCTCGTCATCGGCGCCGCCGGCGGCCTGCTGTTTCAGTGGCTTAACCTGCCGGGCGGGCTGATCTCCGGCGCGATGGCCGCCGTCGGCATCGCCGCACTGGCGGGGCGACCGGTCACCATGCCGCCGATCCTGACGCAGACCGTGCTGGTGCTGCTCGGCATCACGCTGGGCTCGCTGGTGTCGCGGCAACTGATCCAGCACATGAGCGCCTATCCGCTGACCATCGGCCTCTTGGCGCTGGCGACATTCTGCTCGACCTTCGGCTCGAGCTTCTATCTGCAGCGCGTGCACGGCTGGGACCAGACCTCGGCGCTGCTCGCCGGCAGCCCCGGCGCGCTGTCGCAGATCACCATGCTCGCCGCCGAGAAGGGCGCCGATGTCGCCGCGATCGCCGTGGTGCAGACCATGCGCGTGATCATCCTGACCGCCGCGCTGCCGCTGGTGCTGGCGTTTACCGGGATTGCGCCGACGGCGCCGGTAGAGGTGGCCAGCCTTATCGCCTCGCCGCTCGAACTCGCTGTGCTGGCCGCCGCGGCCATCGCCGTCGCGCTGCTGCTGCGGCTGGCCAAATTTCCGGCGAGCTGGATGTTCGGCGCGATGATCGCCTCCGCCGTGCTGCACGGCACCGGCCTGATCGAGGGCGGCCTGCCGCCCTGGATGCGCGGCGTGGCGCTGGTCGGCATCGGCGCCGTGATCGGCACGCGGTTCGCGCGGATCAGCAAGTCGACGCTGCTCAGCCACATCAATGCCGGGCTCGGCTCGTTCGCCGTCGCGATTCTCATCTCCGCCATTTTCGTCACCGTGATTCTGCTGGCCACCAACGTGCGCTTCGCCGACGTCGTGGTCGCCTTTGCACCGGGCGCGATGGACGCCATGCTGGCTCTGGCGCTCACGCTGCATATCGATCCGATTTTCGTCGGCGCCCATCATCTGTCGCGCTTCGTGTTCGTCTCGATTACCACGCCGGGGATCATTCATCTGTTCGGCCGTCCGCAGGAGGATGTGGACGATTAG
- a CDS encoding PsiF family protein, giving the protein MTKISSLAAATAVASLLLMGAASAQTTAPAKTETTKTEATKTETKAPAEKKAGKPRTAASLECSKEADAKGLHGKERRKFRSECKKAAAEKAK; this is encoded by the coding sequence ATGACGAAGATCTCCTCCCTTGCCGCCGCGACCGCCGTGGCTTCCCTTCTGTTGATGGGCGCCGCGTCCGCACAGACCACGGCTCCGGCCAAGACCGAGACGACCAAGACCGAGGCGACCAAGACCGAAACCAAGGCGCCGGCGGAAAAGAAGGCCGGGAAGCCGCGCACTGCCGCCTCGCTCGAATGTTCGAAGGAAGCCGATGCCAAGGGGCTTCACGGCAAGGAACGCAGGAAATTCCGCTCCGAGTGCAAGAAGGCCGCCGCCGAAAAGGCGAAGTAA
- a CDS encoding TetR/AcrR family transcriptional regulator, with the protein MSDAKGEARTGEARTGEVRSESWIEAGFEEIARSGVEGVRVEVLAKKLGVTKGGFYRRFRDRAALLEAMLQHWSAGRIAAIEKQTSLDGATARERLKALIALYSERMNTEGMAVELAIRQWARSDELAANAAASVDAARLKNVGHLYRATGLPAEEADAQAFLFYCFVFGQSLLFLERGPRKRAQLVAKSAETLLREW; encoded by the coding sequence GAACCGGCGAGGTGCGCAGCGAGAGCTGGATCGAGGCCGGTTTCGAGGAAATCGCCAGGTCCGGCGTCGAGGGGGTGCGGGTCGAGGTGCTGGCCAAGAAACTCGGCGTCACCAAGGGCGGCTTCTACCGCCGCTTCCGCGACCGCGCGGCCCTGCTCGAGGCCATGCTGCAGCACTGGAGCGCGGGCCGCATCGCCGCGATCGAAAAGCAGACCAGCCTCGACGGCGCAACCGCGCGCGAGCGGCTGAAGGCGCTGATCGCGCTCTATTCCGAGCGCATGAATACCGAAGGCATGGCGGTTGAGCTCGCGATCCGGCAATGGGCCCGGTCCGACGAGCTTGCCGCCAACGCGGCGGCAAGCGTCGATGCCGCGCGGCTGAAGAATGTCGGGCATCTCTATCGCGCCACCGGCCTGCCGGCGGAGGAAGCCGACGCGCAGGCGTTCCTGTTCTATTGCTTCGTGTTCGGCCAGAGCCTGCTGTTTCTCGAACGGGGCCCGCGCAAGCGCGCGCAACTGGTGGCGAAATCGGCCGAAACATTGCTCCGCGAATGGTAG